In Paenibacillus sp. 1781tsa1, one DNA window encodes the following:
- a CDS encoding glycoside hydrolase family 30 beta sandwich domain-containing protein: MTILKMYKSTGEDECFVPVSSDQLQPLAPDLETTTILLDDQLTYQEMDGFGASFTDSSAYLINQILNEEQREEVMSRLFHPEKGIGLSVIRNPMGASDYARTVYSYNDMPEQQTDPELTQFSIAHDEGDVIPLTQKALALNPELKLFASPWSAPGWMKTSGSMITGQLKTEWYPVYAEYFVKYIQAYTEHGLPIHAITPQNEALYEPGHYPGMLMPAEAQADFIKNHLKPAFVQNDIQTKILCYDHNWDQPDYPLTVLEQAGEEVDGVAWHWYGGDASAQTKVYEAFAGKEVHFTEGSGGEWIPPFEQAFSNVMRTGIQILRNYSKSFVLWNMALDENNGPTVPGFGRSTCRGIVQVNQQTKELTYTLDYYALAHFSALIRPKAVRIESTSSHHGICSVAFKNVDGSVALVLFNDGEETSNVQVKLRDDILMKFQLESKSALSVLIKD, translated from the coding sequence ATGACTATACTAAAAATGTACAAATCAACAGGAGAAGATGAATGTTTTGTACCCGTATCCTCGGATCAATTGCAACCTCTTGCTCCTGATCTGGAGACAACGACCATTCTTCTGGATGATCAGCTAACGTATCAGGAGATGGACGGATTTGGTGCTTCTTTTACCGATTCTTCCGCCTATCTGATCAATCAAATCTTGAATGAGGAGCAGCGGGAAGAGGTCATGTCCCGCCTGTTCCATCCGGAGAAAGGTATTGGGCTCTCGGTCATTCGTAACCCGATGGGTGCTTCGGACTATGCAAGAACGGTATACAGTTATAACGATATGCCAGAACAGCAGACAGATCCAGAATTAACCCAATTCAGCATTGCACATGATGAAGGGGACGTTATTCCGTTAACGCAGAAGGCGTTGGCATTGAATCCTGAACTGAAACTGTTTGCTTCACCATGGAGTGCACCCGGCTGGATGAAAACGAGTGGATCGATGATTACCGGACAATTGAAGACGGAATGGTATCCTGTTTATGCCGAATATTTCGTGAAATACATTCAAGCGTATACAGAGCATGGATTACCGATCCATGCCATCACACCACAGAATGAGGCGCTTTATGAACCGGGGCATTATCCCGGTATGTTGATGCCAGCGGAAGCGCAAGCGGACTTTATCAAAAACCATCTCAAACCAGCCTTTGTGCAAAATGATATTCAAACCAAGATTCTCTGTTACGATCACAACTGGGATCAACCGGACTATCCCTTAACCGTACTTGAACAAGCGGGAGAGGAAGTAGATGGAGTAGCCTGGCATTGGTACGGGGGCGATGCTTCTGCTCAAACGAAGGTTTATGAAGCTTTTGCAGGTAAAGAAGTGCATTTCACTGAAGGTTCGGGTGGAGAGTGGATCCCGCCATTTGAGCAAGCCTTCTCGAATGTGATGCGAACGGGAATTCAGATTCTTCGCAATTACAGCAAGTCCTTTGTGCTTTGGAATATGGCACTTGATGAGAACAACGGGCCAACCGTTCCTGGTTTTGGCCGCAGTACGTGCCGTGGTATCGTGCAAGTGAATCAGCAAACCAAGGAGCTTACGTATACACTCGATTATTATGCCTTGGCACACTTTAGTGCCTTGATTCGTCCCAAGGCTGTTCGCATTGAATCAACGTCCAGTCATCATGGAATTTGTTCCGTGGCTTTCAAGAATGTAGACGGTTCTGTTGCATTAGTCCTCTTCAACGATGGGGAGGAAACAAGTAACGTACAGGTTAAGCTGCGTGACGATATATTGATGAAGTTCCAATTGGAAAGCAAGAGTGCCTTGTCTGTATTAATCAAAGATTGA